The following coding sequences lie in one Peribacillus frigoritolerans genomic window:
- a CDS encoding S1C family serine protease translates to MGYYDQNDENQNKRKKSHTSYFLAGLGGAIIGALLILLAFPGSGLLNNDDNEITTEKSTGSESTEQAQQNLTVDVTSAVTNAVDKASDAVVGITNIQETNFWGQGSNAEDSSAEAGTGSGVVYKKDGGKAYIVTNNHVIEGANELEVTLSDGTKLPAELQGSDPWTDLAVIVVNGDKIKTIAEFGKSDKLKPGEPVIAIGNPLGLQFSGSITQGIISGLERTIEVDINEDGQVDWNAEVIQTDAAINPGNSGGALVNMSGQVIGINSMKIAENAVEGIGLSIPIDSVIPIINDIEEFGEVKRAFLGVNLASVEEISQYHQQNTLKLPRKVTSGVAITGVQSNSPASKAGLKEFDVVVGMDNEKIHDVVELRKYLYNEKQVGDKVKITYYRDGKKATTEVTLSSSEI, encoded by the coding sequence TTGGGTTATTATGATCAGAATGATGAGAACCAAAATAAACGGAAAAAGAGCCATACGAGCTATTTTCTAGCAGGCTTGGGGGGCGCCATTATCGGGGCCTTACTTATTTTATTAGCCTTTCCGGGAAGTGGACTGTTAAATAACGATGATAACGAAATTACAACCGAAAAATCAACGGGAAGTGAGTCCACGGAGCAGGCTCAGCAAAACCTTACTGTTGATGTAACAAGTGCCGTCACCAATGCCGTTGATAAAGCCAGCGACGCAGTGGTCGGCATCACAAACATTCAGGAAACGAACTTCTGGGGTCAAGGGAGCAACGCCGAGGACAGTTCGGCAGAAGCCGGCACAGGTTCGGGAGTCGTCTACAAAAAAGATGGCGGCAAGGCCTATATCGTCACGAATAATCACGTCATTGAAGGCGCTAATGAACTGGAAGTGACATTAAGTGATGGCACTAAATTGCCAGCTGAACTACAAGGCAGTGACCCATGGACAGATTTAGCCGTCATTGTCGTGAATGGTGATAAAATCAAAACCATTGCAGAATTCGGAAAATCCGACAAATTGAAACCTGGTGAGCCTGTAATTGCCATTGGTAACCCACTAGGCCTTCAATTCTCTGGATCGATCACACAAGGAATCATCTCCGGTTTGGAGCGCACGATAGAGGTCGATATCAATGAGGACGGCCAAGTGGATTGGAATGCGGAGGTCATTCAGACCGATGCAGCGATTAATCCAGGTAACAGCGGGGGGGCACTCGTTAATATGTCAGGGCAGGTCATCGGAATAAATTCGATGAAGATTGCAGAAAATGCAGTGGAAGGAATCGGTCTTTCCATCCCAATCGATTCAGTTATCCCGATTATTAATGATATAGAGGAATTTGGTGAAGTGAAACGTGCTTTCTTGGGTGTGAACTTAGCATCTGTAGAAGAAATTTCCCAATACCATCAACAAAATACATTAAAGCTGCCAAGGAAAGTTACTTCTGGCGTTGCAATAACAGGCGTTCAAAGCAACTCTCCAGCATCCAAAGCAGGATTGAAGGAATTTGACGTCGTAGTTGGAATGGATAATGAAAAAATCCATGATGTCGTCGAATTAAGAAAATACCTTTACAATGAAAAACAAGTCGGTGATAAAGTTAAAATCACTTATTACCGTGACGGAAAGAAGGCAACTACGGAAGTCACGCTTTCAAGCAGCGAAATCTAA
- a CDS encoding MBL fold metallo-hydrolase has protein sequence MTMHFSVLASGSTGNAFFVETEDQSFLVDAGLSGKALEALFQDIGRDMSKLSGILVTHEHSDHIKGLGVVARKHKLPIYANAKTWNAMDRSIGEIATEQKFTFEMEQVKTFGSLDIESFGVSHDAAEPMFYVFHHDDKKLVVITDTGYVSDRMKGIISNADAYVFESNHDVSMLRMGKYPWSIKRRILSDVGHVCNEDAALAMSEVAGDKTKRIYLAHLSLDNNMKDLARMSVEQTLKTKGIIVGEQFSLYDTDPKRPTELVTL, from the coding sequence ATGACAATGCATTTTAGTGTTCTCGCAAGCGGGAGTACAGGAAATGCCTTTTTCGTGGAAACGGAGGATCAATCATTCCTCGTCGATGCCGGCTTAAGCGGTAAAGCCCTGGAAGCGTTGTTTCAGGATATAGGCCGTGATATGTCAAAGCTATCCGGTATCCTTGTTACCCATGAACACAGCGACCATATTAAAGGTCTTGGCGTGGTTGCCAGAAAACATAAACTCCCGATATATGCGAATGCAAAAACATGGAATGCCATGGATCGATCGATCGGTGAAATTGCAACCGAACAAAAATTCACATTTGAAATGGAACAGGTCAAAACGTTCGGCAGCCTTGATATAGAATCTTTCGGCGTTTCACATGATGCGGCAGAGCCGATGTTTTACGTGTTTCATCATGACGATAAGAAACTTGTGGTCATTACCGATACAGGGTACGTAAGTGATCGGATGAAAGGAATCATCTCTAATGCCGATGCATATGTATTCGAAAGTAACCATGATGTGTCCATGCTGAGGATGGGTAAATATCCATGGAGCATCAAGCGCCGGATATTAAGTGATGTCGGACATGTTTGTAATGAAGACGCCGCCCTTGCCATGAGTGAAGTGGCCGGTGATAAGACCAAGCGGATTTACTTGGCCCACTTAAGCCTTGATAACAATATGAAGGATCTAGCAAGAATGTCGGTGGAACAAACGTTAAAGACAAAGGGGATCATCGTAGGTGAACAATTTTCCTTATATGATACTGACCCGAAAAGACCAACGGAACTTGTTACATTATAA
- a CDS encoding two-component system regulatory protein YycI: MDWNNTKSIFIMVFFILNIFLLYQFLEKINDSQLESFTEPLTDELLKEDEITIETPLPKQKLKDQFLIAQSKTFEKKDIQHLKNQKAKIIDDKKLVGTFKIPVGMKAEINAADLDIFLKEYILNGSEYHFWSYDEISQTITCYQVADKKMFYNNSKGKVTLYLNKKGEIVSYEQMYLEGIEKFNKPKELVSALTAIGALYDNDDIAPKSKVTNVKLGFYNSLQTTSVSHLLVPTWWVVIDDETDLFVNAFDGEVIELNTEEKILE; encoded by the coding sequence GTGGATTGGAATAATACAAAGTCGATATTCATCATGGTTTTCTTCATTTTGAATATTTTTCTTCTTTATCAATTCCTGGAAAAGATTAATGACTCCCAATTAGAAAGCTTTACGGAGCCCCTTACGGATGAACTTTTAAAAGAAGATGAGATTACAATAGAAACCCCACTTCCGAAACAAAAGTTGAAGGATCAATTCCTGATTGCCCAAAGCAAGACCTTCGAGAAGAAAGATATACAGCACCTAAAGAATCAAAAAGCAAAAATCATCGATGATAAGAAGCTTGTGGGTACATTTAAGATACCGGTTGGCATGAAAGCGGAAATTAATGCTGCAGACCTTGATATATTCCTGAAGGAGTATATATTAAATGGAAGCGAGTATCATTTTTGGAGCTATGATGAAATAAGCCAGACCATCACCTGCTATCAAGTGGCAGATAAAAAGATGTTTTATAATAATAGTAAGGGTAAGGTCACTTTATATCTGAACAAGAAGGGTGAAATCGTCTCCTATGAACAGATGTATTTAGAGGGGATCGAAAAATTCAACAAACCTAAAGAATTGGTATCTGCTTTAACTGCTATTGGAGCATTGTATGATAATGATGATATTGCTCCCAAAAGCAAAGTCACGAATGTAAAATTAGGTTTTTACAATTCGCTGCAGACGACATCTGTGTCACATTTACTTGTGCCAACATGGTGGGTGGTCATTGATGACGAAACGGATCTCTTCGTGAACGCTTTTGATGGAGAGGTCATTGAATTGAATACAGAAGAAAAAATACTGGAGTGA